CCGGGTCAGGTGCCGAGGGCGAGCCCGGGCGGCGCGGAGAGCGGTCCCGGCCAGCCCTCCACGACTCCTCCCCCTGCGCGCTGGGCCACTCAGCTGCTCTGCCGCCCAGCGCGCCGGGGCCCAGaccccgccccggccccgcctccGACGCCTGCCGCTCCGGCGCCGGCTCCCCCTATATAAATCGGCCATTTGCTTCGCTCCGCCCCGCAGCGCCGGAGTCAAAGCCGGTTCCCGGCCCAGTCCCGTCCCGCAGCAGCCTGCCGCCTCTTTCCTTTCAACATGACAGATGCCGCTGTGTCCTTCGCCAAGGACTTCCTGGCAGGTGGAGTGGCCGCAGCCATCTCCAAGACGGCGGTAGCGCCTATCGAGCGGGTCAAGCTGCTGCTGCAGGTACGTCCTGGGATCCAGGAGCCCAACCAGGAAGTGGGGGGAAGGGTCGCACAGAAGGCGGGCGCCCGAGGGGTGGCGGGGAGCGAACTCTAAAGACATGGCCAGGGAAGCGGCTAGGAGAGGCCAGAGCCGGGCGCAGAGGCAGAGCAGAAGGCAAACTGGTGGGAGGCGCCTTTAGTGACCTGAAGTTGTGAGTCTAGAAAGGGGCCAGGGGCGGAGAGCAGGACCAGGCTCTCGGCATCCCCGAGGCGGCCGACTCGGATGGAGCAGTCCCTGAGTGACGGCCTCCCCGGGCCTGGGCGTCAAGGGCGAAGGCCGAAAGCCGGCGTTAGAAAGAGGAACGCCAGTTCTTAACGAAGACCTCAAGGTCGCGGCAAGGAGATAACTGCCCGGGGAAGGCCATGCGCCCGGGTCCGGCGGCCTCCCAGCCCGCGGACGCGCTCAAACCTCGCCGGGCCGGAAGCCGGCGCCGGGAAGCGCGTGTTCCTTTTACGTCCGCCTCCGCGCAGCCGCGGCCGCCGTGTCCCCTCCGCCTGCCTCCCTGCGCCGCGCGCTCTCCAGTGCTGGCTCTAGAGGGCGCCCCTGGGCGAGCGTGTAGGGGTGCCGGCGGCGGCGCTCGGGTCACCTCTGGAAGCGGAGTGGGGGCGGAGCGAGACGGAAGCAGCTCAGGAGACCGGAGGCGTAGGCTGCGGTCCCCAAGGTGACCGCGCCCTATGTGGGACTCGCCCTAATGCCTCTGAACCTTGGTTTGAGGTAATGACCTTTATCTCAGGTTTAAAGGTCACGAGTCCGCTGGAGGATGCCCCCTCCCCACTCAGAGGGGTGGAGGCTTAATACCTCTGGTGCCGATCACCTCTTCCCCTGTGACAGCCTCATATGGTTGGGAGGCTCCAGCCAGTATGATATACGAAGACTAGATTTGGGAGAGGGGAGCCAGCCTTAAAGGGTATTGATCCATATGGCATatgctcttctctttcccttccgcATGGTTATAACTGTCCCTGTTGGCTTCTTCCTGTCTGTTAGGTGCAGCATGCCAGCAAGCAGATCACTGCAGATAAGCAATACAAAGGCATTATAGACTGCGTGGTCCGTATTCCCAAGGAGCAGGGAGTTCTGTCCTTCTGGCGCGGTAACCTGGCCAATGTCATCAGATACTTCCCCACCCAGGCTCTTAACTTCGCCTTCAAAGATAAATACAAGCAGATCTTCCTAGGTGGTGTGGACAAGAGGACCCAGTTTTGGCGCTACTTTGCAGGGAATCTGGCATCAGGTGGTGCCGCAGGGGCCACATCCCTGTGTTTTGTGTACCCTCTTGATTTTGCCCGTACCCGTCTAGCAGCTGATGTGGGTAAAGCTGGAGCTGAAAGGGAATTCCGAGGCCTCGGTGACTGCCTGGTTAAGATCTACAAATCTGATGGGATTAAGGGCCTGTACCAAGGCTTTAACGTGTCTGTGCAGGGTATTATCATCTACCGAGCCGCCTACTTCGGTATCTATGACACTGCAAAGGGTAAGTTTGCTGTGGGCTTTAAAGTTGTGTTCTTAGGAGACAATTTAAAAGAGCGTTGTACCAACCTAACATTCCAAGAGCTAGAGagtttttttaattgctgaagGAAGCCAAGATCATCCAGTGCGACCCTCATGCACAGATGACATGTTTAGGGGATGTGGGGAAAGGAAGTCAGTAAAACTCTACTTTTTGGTAAAAGCATCTCTTTCCTATTCCCAGGAATGCTTCCGGATCCCAAAAACACTCACATCGTCATCAGCTGGATGATCGCACAGACTGTCACTGCTGTTGCTGGGTTGACTTCCTATCCATTTGATACTGTTCGCCGCCGCATGATGATGCAGTCAGGGCGCAAAGGAAGTAAGTTCCCCTTGAGCAGAAGATAATATTGTAGGCGTGGGGCAAGCTGCGGCCACAAACTAGTGATGCCCACCTTTAGAAATGGCTGGCTGTCCAAGTCAAGGGATGGGGTTGATAGCATCTGTGTCTATTCCACAGCTGCCTTTGATCCAGCCCTTCAGTTGCCTATGAATGAGGGTGCTTAACTGGTATTAGAGATTAAGACCAGTGGGTAGTCTGTGTATTCCTGTGGTCACAGCATTAATATTTCAGTGTTGCCCATGCTAATGTGTGAATGTTGGGTTTAAAGCTGATGTTCTTAGAGGTAGGGCTCTGCTTTATTTAGCCTAGTGAATCTTAGGATTTTTCATCGGCCTTCAGTCACCAACTCTGTCTTTATTCTTTGCAGCTGACATCATGTACACAGGCACGCTTGACTGCTGGAGGAAGATAGCTCGTGATGAAGGAGGCAAAGCTTTTTTCAAGGGTGCATGGTCCAATGTTCTCAGGGGCATGGGTGGTGCTTTTGTGCTTGTCTTGTATGATGAAATCAAGAAGTACACATAAGTTATTTCCTAGGATTTTTCCCCCTGTGAACAGGCATGTTGTATTATATAACATATCTTGAACATTCTTGACAGACTCCTGGCTGTCAGTTTCTCAGTGGCAACTATTTACTGGTTGAAAATGGGAAGCAATAATATTCATCTGACCAGTTTTCTCTTAAAGCCATTTCCATGATGATGATGGGactcaattgtattttttatttcagtcactcctgataaataacaaatttggagaaataaaaatatctaaaataaattttgtctgcagtttattttcatataaaaatatattttatatttgagtgctACATTTGAATAAATACTACCTTTTTAGTGAAtgctacattttaataaatgctaCAATATCTCTGGAGATGAAGAACTGTCTTTTTAAAACCAATTGtctggtggctcaagcctgtaatcccagcactttgggaggccgaggcaggcggatcacgaggtcaggagatcaagaccatcctggctaacccggtgaaaccctgtctctactaaaaaatacaaaaaactagccgggcgaagtggcgggcgcctgtagtcccagctactcgggaggctgaggcaggagaatggtgtaaacccgggaggcggagcttgcagtgagctgagatctggccactgcgctccagcctgggcaacagagcgagactccgtctcaaaaaaaaaaaaaaaaacaattgtcaGCCATCCACTTAACAAAGAATAACTTGGTTGTGCCACCTACCAACATTTCCAACACATTAGCAAAGGAATTCAGGCCCAGTGCATCCAAAAAACATTGTTCCATTTCCTATGGATGGTCATAGCTGAATGAGCTTTCTCCAAGAAATACTATGAACCCACCTTTGGTAGTCCTATGGTTGTTAATCATGAACCATGAGCTGAATTgtccactttaaaatggttacatTTGTTTTATGACTATCACctcatttaaacaaaaatttttagaaTCAATACCAATTTCATCCAGTTGCCTTCATCCATTTTCACCTGgctcaagccttttttttttttttgagatggagtcttgctgtgttgccaggctggagtgcaatggtgcaatattggcctactgcaacctctgcctcctgtgttcaagcaattctgcctcagcatcctgagtaggtgggactacaggtgtacaccaccacgcccaactaatttttgtatttttagtagagatggtttcaccatgttggccaggatggtctcaatctcttgacctcatgatccacccactcggcctcccaaagtgctaggattacaggcatgagccaccgcacccggccggctcaagccatttttaaaaattcatttatgtatctatcttttgagatggaatttattttgcccaggctggagtgcaatgatgcaatctcggttcactgcaacctcccccttccagtttcaagcaattctgcctcagccttttgagtagctgggattacagacacctgccaccatgccgggctaatttttgtatttttagtagagacagggtttcaccatgttggccaggctggtcttgaactcctaacctcgcgatctgcccatttcggcctcccaaagtactgagattacaggtgtgagccactgcgcccggtctcaAGCCATTTTTAATCCCATTCAGAGTAGAGGATTAGAGCTGGCACAGTTACATAGTACTGAGATTGCAGTGCTGTTAAAGATTATAAAGAGGGCCAGACATCGACCACGACCTCAAAACTCACAAAGAGGAAATAGCATCTGCATTTTGCTTCATGCTAATAAGCCCAGTCAATGGAGggcatttatgtttattttcaataaaCCCTTATTTGGCATCCATGTGACAGTGTTTGGACTTTCTGTATCTCTTGATTAGGGCTCAAATCCAGTGGATTTTGCCATGAGATTTGTACTAAGAATAAAGCATTATGTCTGTCAAGCCACAACATTAAAAAtgataggggccgggcgcggtggctgacgcctgtaatcccagcactttgggaggccagggcgggcggatcacgaggtcgggagatcgagaccatcctggctaacacggtgaaaccccgtctctactaaaaatacaaaaaattagccaggcgtggtggcgggcgcctgtagtcccagctactctggaggctgaggcaggagaatggcgtgaacccgggaggcagagcttgcagtgagccaagattgcgccactgcactccagcctgggcgacagaacgagactccatctcaaaaaaagaaaaatgataggaTGGGTGCTCCATGTGCACATGTAAAGCTCATTCCGGAGGAACATGCCACACGCTGGCATGTATAAGAGCTATTCACAGAGAGGTGTGCACGGCATGGATGAATGCCCAAAGATCCCAGAGTTTATGTTTATCCTCTGGCCAGGCACCTGAATCATAGTATAGCTTAGTTGTTAAGAATTCTGTTCTGGTATCAAAGAGGCCTAGGCTGAAGATCTGGACTCTGATGCTCAGTTGTGTTAggccaagttacttaatttctctaaaccttggttttccttatctataaaatgaggctaTTAATAATGACTGTCTCAGAGGATTGttacaaagattaaataatttatgcaAAGCATCTACCATAGAACATAATAAGTATTACATAAATGGTGACTGACAATTCTTAGGAGGCAGATTTCAGGGGCTCTAGAATCAATCAGACGTACCTCGATTTTAATTCTGGCTCTGCTGATAactgtgtaactttgggcaaatcacttaatccccaggagcctcagtttcctcgtctgtgaAGTGGGAATATAATAGCGCTcatatatttctttccttctttctttctttttttcttgacacggagtctcgctctgtcacccattcAGCGTAGAGGATTAGAGCTGGCACAGTTAcatagtgctgagattgcagtgcTGTTAAAGATTATGACATCTTTaacagctggaatgcagtgatgcgagctcagctcactgcaacctccgcctcccaggttcaagcaattctcctgcctcagcctcccaagtagctgggattacaggcatgcaccaccatacccagctaatttttgtatttttagtagagattggttttcgccatgttggccaggctggtctcaaactcctgacctcaggtgatctgcctgccttggcctcccaaagtgctgggattacaggcgtgagccaccgtgcctggcctgctcaTATATTTCTTAGGGGTGTTGTGAGTGAGGGTTAAGCACAAGAAAGCATGTAGAGCCAGAATTATGGTGCCTAGCATTTAGCAAGCACTCCGATGTGAACTTTCTCGTAATATGGCACCCAGGTTTGTTGAGTGAAGATTTGCCCAAGTACAGCATTGCTTAAGAATGAATTCAAGCTCACCTTTCTTTTTCTGCAACAGACTAGACATACTATATTGTGTAGcatttatacaaaataaacttCAGCTTAGATGTTTTTCAGCTGTAGATTTTGTTCCTGAAAGGGGATAAGAGGCTCTCCAGTAAGGGCTGCATACACGATGCAAGAGGACCCAAGCCCCTTTATGGTTATTACAATAGATGTAGACTCACTGAGCTGGCAGCTATTAAAATAAACCTAGGACCAGGCATTAATGATCAGAAAGCAAGAAGTGGTGCCTCCTGCAATTGGGTAGCTGACATAGATGAGgtggggggtttttttgttgttgttctttctaTTCTTGTTCaatgatttttgaaatttaatttaaagacaAAGTGGTTTTAATCTCGCCAAGCTGTGCACGATAGTGCTATAGAATTCATTATGTCCATTATGCTCATGCGAACGTTGATGGTACACAATCTTAGCAACACCCTAATTTATGCCGTTGTTTTGTTACTATTCAATGCATAACAGGATCCGTGAAGCCTGATTCCAGGTGAGAGAGCCAGAACACAGGTCAGCTTGTGCACAGCCGTGCTTCCTATTCCAAGGCCCTCTGCACTCAGTGACTGGAAGCAGCGTGCTACGGGCGCTCCGGAACGCCGGAGAAAGAAACGAGGGGTGTCTTCCCAGACGGGCAGTTTTCGTGAATGGTAAGTCATTTAAACCGTCATTTTTGTATCAAAAGAGATGCAGAGATGCTAGACAGTCTATTAatttgaatgcattttaaaaacaaactgcaAAGAGAGTTGTGGTATACAAGAGCCATTTCTGGCACTGCCCCCAGACTCCTGGGGAAACCAATTCAGTCTCCTCTGCCATTATAGATACTTCaggagaaaaattttttaaagtactgctGTACTGTATCATAGATTTTCAAGCATCCGTGTTACTGGGGTAAATTCTATTTCTCCTTTGAAGTTTGTGAACGTAGTatttctaatttgcttttgaggtttttAATAGTTAACATCTGTACAGGGTAATAAAAGTcaaatagtaaagaaaatatgtaaaatgaaaagtaaacatCTTCCTGTCCTGCGTTTCCCATCACTAGTCCCCTCCTCAAAAGTCACCGTTATTAGCAATTTCTTGGCTATCCATCCCCCCAAAACGAATGCATATTGCTGTAACGGCCGCTGA
This portion of the Macaca thibetana thibetana isolate TM-01 chromosome X, ASM2454274v1, whole genome shotgun sequence genome encodes:
- the SLC25A5 gene encoding ADP/ATP translocase 2; this translates as MTDAAVSFAKDFLAGGVAAAISKTAVAPIERVKLLLQVQHASKQITADKQYKGIIDCVVRIPKEQGVLSFWRGNLANVIRYFPTQALNFAFKDKYKQIFLGGVDKRTQFWRYFAGNLASGGAAGATSLCFVYPLDFARTRLAADVGKAGAEREFRGLGDCLVKIYKSDGIKGLYQGFNVSVQGIIIYRAAYFGIYDTAKGMLPDPKNTHIVISWMIAQTVTAVAGLTSYPFDTVRRRMMMQSGRKGTDIMYTGTLDCWRKIARDEGGKAFFKGAWSNVLRGMGGAFVLVLYDEIKKYT